A genomic stretch from Deinococcus roseus includes:
- a CDS encoding ABC transporter permease yields MLESKMLKPKNTPPRKPLDVRQILQQYGGVLTLLVLFVFNAIFTPHFLSLQTLNINLTQVATIVIVGVGMTLVIATGGIDLSVGSLMAISGALAPLIFLNHAFEGTVLGNVLAMTLPILLAGVFGMFNGFLITRFQMQPIIATLILFIAGRGIAQVMSDGKLQTFTNPGFAELGQGKWLGIPIQVYLMVLVVALAVYLLKSTVFGRQVVAVGGNEKASELAGIPVQQVKMWVYAISGLLAGLAGLIVIAVNSSSDANQVGENMELDAIAAVAVGGTLLEGGKATIVGTLIGALIIQLIRYTLLAQGVPDAVALVVKGLIIVGAVALQKERRN; encoded by the coding sequence ATGCTTGAAAGCAAAATGCTCAAACCCAAAAACACCCCACCCCGAAAACCGCTGGATGTGCGCCAGATCCTGCAGCAGTACGGCGGAGTCCTCACCCTGCTGGTTTTGTTTGTGTTCAATGCGATTTTCACGCCGCATTTTCTGTCCTTGCAGACCCTGAACATCAACCTGACGCAGGTGGCGACCATTGTGATTGTGGGGGTGGGCATGACCCTGGTGATTGCCACCGGAGGGATTGACCTCTCCGTGGGCTCCCTGATGGCCATTTCGGGTGCGCTGGCTCCCCTGATCTTCCTGAACCATGCTTTTGAGGGCACGGTGCTGGGCAATGTGCTGGCCATGACCCTGCCGATTCTGCTGGCAGGCGTGTTCGGGATGTTCAATGGGTTTCTGATCACCCGTTTCCAGATGCAGCCCATCATTGCCACGTTGATTCTGTTCATTGCCGGACGCGGCATCGCCCAGGTGATGAGCGATGGCAAACTGCAGACCTTCACCAACCCCGGATTTGCTGAGCTGGGACAGGGCAAATGGCTGGGCATTCCCATCCAGGTGTACCTGATGGTGCTGGTGGTGGCTCTGGCGGTGTACCTGCTGAAATCCACGGTTTTTGGACGGCAGGTGGTTGCGGTGGGGGGCAACGAGAAAGCTTCAGAACTCGCCGGAATCCCCGTCCAGCAGGTGAAAATGTGGGTTTATGCGATCAGTGGCCTGCTGGCGGGACTTGCTGGCCTGATTGTGATCGCGGTGAATTCCTCCAGCGATGCCAACCAGGTCGGAGAGAACATGGAACTGGACGCCATTGCCGCTGTTGCGGTGGGTGGGACCCTGCTGGAAGGCGGAAAAGCCACCATCGTGGGAACATTGATTGGTGCCCTGATCATTCAGCTGATCCGTTACACCCTGCTGGCCCAGGGGGTGCCTGACGCGGTGGCCCTGGTGGTCAAGGGCCTGATCATTGTGGGCGCAGTGGCCCTGCAGAAAGAGCGGAGGAACTGA
- a CDS encoding ABC transporter permease: protein MQNLLKQNGGLLALIVLFVFASLRYTGFLSEYNIESFLRYNAMFGLIALGMFFVIITGGIDLSVGSMAAFASVIAALMSPYGLLPAVLVPVLLCAVLGFLNGLVITRFKVMPFVVTLGMFLIARGLALIASGQQTVLLSSESGVGNLGQGDFLGFPIPAWMLFVAFALGTVFLIKAPYGRFALTIGGNEEAARLMGIPVEKVKLLVYSLSSALAGLAGVILATQFSAGQPNEGMGWELTAIAAVVVGGTLLTGGRGSVINTLVGVVLLGMIFTVLNFENGLGHININSYWQTVIRGLFLLVVVLLQSSGTRIKLNLNWKSA, encoded by the coding sequence ATGCAAAACCTGCTGAAGCAAAATGGTGGGCTGCTTGCGCTCATTGTGCTGTTTGTTTTTGCCAGCCTGCGTTACACCGGATTTTTAAGCGAATACAACATCGAAAGCTTTCTCAGGTACAACGCCATGTTCGGGCTGATTGCCCTGGGGATGTTCTTTGTGATCATCACCGGAGGCATTGACCTCTCGGTGGGAAGCATGGCGGCTTTTGCCAGTGTGATTGCCGCCCTGATGAGCCCGTATGGTCTGCTGCCTGCTGTGCTGGTTCCGGTCTTGCTGTGTGCGGTGCTGGGGTTCTTAAATGGCCTGGTGATCACCCGCTTCAAGGTGATGCCTTTCGTGGTCACACTGGGGATGTTCCTGATTGCCAGAGGCCTCGCTTTGATCGCTTCGGGTCAGCAGACCGTGCTCTTAAGCAGCGAAAGTGGCGTGGGAAACCTGGGTCAGGGAGATTTCCTGGGTTTCCCCATTCCGGCCTGGATGCTGTTTGTGGCTTTTGCGCTGGGAACCGTGTTCTTGATCAAAGCCCCTTACGGACGTTTTGCCCTGACCATCGGAGGCAATGAAGAAGCCGCCCGCCTGATGGGCATTCCCGTAGAGAAAGTCAAACTGCTGGTGTACTCGCTGTCCAGCGCACTGGCCGGTCTGGCCGGGGTGATTCTGGCCACCCAGTTCAGTGCCGGACAGCCCAACGAGGGCATGGGCTGGGAACTCACCGCCATTGCTGCTGTGGTGGTGGGCGGAACCCTGCTCACCGGAGGGCGCGGCAGCGTGATCAACACCCTGGTGGGTGTGGTGCTGCTGGGCATGATTTTCACGGTGCTGAACTTCGAGAACGGCCTGGGGCACATCAACATCAACTCTTACTGGCAAACCGTGATCCGTGGCCTTTTCCTGCTGGTGGTGGTGCTGCTGCAAAGTTCTGGCACCCGCATCAAACTGAACCTGAACTGGAAATCTGCCTGA